One segment of Cellulomonas fulva DNA contains the following:
- the mmsA gene encoding multiple monosaccharide ABC transporter ATP-binding protein, protein MDTTATPDYILEMRDITKRFPGVLALSNVTLSVRRGEIHAICGENGAGKSTLMKVLSGVYPHGTYDGDIVFEGKTAEFRGIRDSEHEGIVIIHQELALSPYLSIAENIYLGNERATRGVVDWNKTNAEAARLLARVGLNELPDTKIKDIGVGKQQLVEIAKALSKEVKLLILDEPTAALNDEDSAHLLGLISGLRDHGITSIIISHKLNEIEAIADTTTIIRDGQTIESFDMHSGEVNEERIIKGMVGRSLDQRFPDHEPTIGDEVLRIEDWTVHHPLDQARKVVDGASLNVRRGEIVGIAGLMGAGRTELAMSVFGRSYGAHISGRVFKDGREVHLHSVGDAIDAGLAYATEDRKRFGLNLISTIRDNISGAAIGKVARGGVIDRNEELKVAERFRKDLNIRTPTVEALVGKLSGGNQQKVVLSKWIYSDPDVLILDEPTRGIDVGAKYEIYTIINRLADEGKGVIVISSELPELLGICDRIYALSQGRITGEVARQDATQERLMHYMTMEKDVTVR, encoded by the coding sequence ATGGACACCACAGCAACACCCGACTACATCCTCGAGATGCGGGACATCACCAAGCGTTTCCCCGGTGTGCTCGCTCTCTCGAACGTCACGCTGTCCGTGCGCCGCGGCGAGATCCACGCGATCTGCGGCGAGAACGGCGCGGGCAAGTCGACCCTCATGAAGGTGCTCTCGGGCGTGTACCCGCACGGCACCTACGACGGCGACATCGTGTTCGAGGGCAAGACGGCCGAGTTCCGCGGCATCCGCGACTCGGAGCACGAGGGCATCGTCATCATCCACCAGGAGCTCGCGCTCTCGCCGTACCTGTCGATCGCCGAGAACATCTACCTCGGCAACGAGCGCGCCACGCGCGGCGTCGTCGACTGGAACAAGACCAACGCGGAGGCGGCCAGGCTGCTCGCGCGCGTCGGCCTGAACGAGCTGCCCGACACCAAGATCAAGGACATCGGCGTCGGCAAGCAGCAGCTGGTCGAGATCGCGAAGGCGCTGTCCAAGGAGGTCAAGCTCCTCATCCTCGACGAGCCCACGGCGGCCCTGAACGACGAGGACAGCGCGCACCTCCTGGGCCTGATCAGCGGCCTGCGTGACCACGGCATCACCTCGATCATCATCAGCCACAAGCTGAACGAGATCGAGGCGATCGCGGACACCACGACGATCATCCGCGACGGCCAGACCATCGAGTCGTTCGACATGCACTCGGGCGAGGTCAACGAGGAGCGGATCATCAAGGGGATGGTCGGCCGCTCGCTCGACCAGCGCTTCCCGGACCACGAGCCGACGATCGGCGACGAGGTCCTGCGCATCGAGGACTGGACCGTCCACCACCCGCTCGACCAGGCCCGCAAGGTCGTCGACGGCGCGTCGCTGAACGTGCGGCGCGGCGAGATCGTCGGCATCGCCGGCCTCATGGGCGCCGGGCGCACCGAGCTCGCGATGTCGGTGTTCGGCCGGTCGTACGGCGCGCACATCTCCGGCCGCGTCTTCAAGGACGGCCGCGAGGTGCACCTGCACTCGGTCGGCGACGCGATCGACGCCGGCCTCGCGTACGCGACCGAGGACCGCAAGCGGTTCGGCCTCAACCTGATCTCGACCATCCGGGACAACATCTCCGGCGCGGCGATCGGCAAGGTCGCGCGGGGCGGGGTGATCGACCGCAACGAGGAGCTGAAGGTCGCGGAGCGCTTCCGCAAGGACCTCAACATCCGCACGCCCACGGTCGAGGCGCTCGTCGGGAAGCTGTCCGGCGGGAACCAGCAGAAGGTCGTGCTGAGCAAGTGGATCTACTCCGACCCGGACGTGCTGATCCTCGACGAGCCGACGCGCGGTATCGACGTGGGTGCCAAGTACGAGATCTACACGATCATCAACCGGCTGGCCGACGAGGGGAAGGGCGTCATCGTCATCTCCTCCGAGCTGCCGGAGCTGCTGGGCATCTGTGACCGCATCTACGCCCTGTCGCAGGGCCGCATCACGGGCGAGGTCGCCCGCCAGGATGCGACCCAGGAGCGACTCATGCACTACATGACCATGGAGAAGGACGTGACTGTCCGATGA
- the mmsB gene encoding multiple monosaccharide ABC transporter permease: MSTDTTLAPAMPPGETPRVPLSQRLSGLGGNARQYGIFGALVVIVLLFQVLTDGRLLMPNNVAALFQQNAYVMILAIGMVMVIVAGHIDLSVGSVVAFVGGVVAVSMRDWGLPWIVAVLLGLAIGAVVGAWQGFWVAYVGIPAFIVTLAGMLIFRGLALVVVGETIAGLPSSFNRIANGSLPNFLGFSGNMDVVTLVIGIVAIAAFAFSQLRARAQLRKHELHVEPLGVFAAKLALVAIGIGFLTVVLSNSAGGTPIVLVIVGILIVAYSFLMGRTVFGRHIYAIGGNRLAAGLSGVNTKKVDFMIFVNIGILAGAAAIVTTARSGAAIAAAGQNYELDAIAACFIGGAAVTGGIGRISGAIVGALIMGVLNMGLSILSVDPSWQQAIKGLVLLLAVAFDLINKRRAGTS; the protein is encoded by the coding sequence ATGAGCACCGACACCACTCTCGCCCCCGCGATGCCGCCCGGCGAGACGCCCCGCGTCCCGCTGAGCCAGCGCCTGTCCGGCCTGGGCGGCAACGCGCGCCAGTACGGGATCTTCGGGGCGCTCGTCGTGATCGTCCTGCTGTTCCAGGTGCTGACCGACGGCCGCCTGCTGATGCCGAACAACGTCGCGGCGCTGTTCCAGCAGAACGCCTACGTGATGATCCTGGCCATCGGCATGGTCATGGTGATCGTCGCCGGCCACATCGACCTGTCCGTCGGGTCCGTCGTCGCGTTCGTCGGCGGCGTGGTCGCCGTCTCGATGCGTGACTGGGGACTGCCCTGGATCGTCGCGGTCCTCCTGGGCCTGGCCATCGGCGCCGTCGTCGGCGCCTGGCAGGGGTTCTGGGTCGCCTACGTGGGCATCCCGGCGTTCATCGTGACGCTCGCCGGCATGCTGATCTTCCGCGGGCTCGCGCTCGTGGTGGTGGGCGAGACGATCGCCGGCCTGCCCTCGTCGTTCAACCGCATCGCGAACGGCTCGTTGCCGAACTTCCTGGGCTTCTCCGGGAACATGGACGTCGTCACGCTGGTGATCGGCATCGTCGCGATCGCGGCCTTCGCGTTCTCGCAGCTGCGCGCCCGTGCCCAGCTGCGCAAGCACGAGCTCCACGTCGAGCCGCTCGGCGTGTTCGCCGCGAAGCTCGCGCTGGTCGCGATCGGCATCGGCTTCCTGACGGTCGTCCTGTCCAACTCGGCCGGTGGCACGCCCATCGTCCTGGTGATCGTCGGCATCCTGATCGTCGCGTACTCGTTCCTCATGGGGCGCACGGTCTTCGGCCGGCACATCTACGCGATCGGTGGCAACCGCCTGGCGGCGGGCCTGTCCGGCGTGAACACCAAGAAGGTCGACTTCATGATCTTCGTCAACATCGGCATCCTGGCCGGTGCGGCGGCGATCGTGACCACGGCCCGCTCGGGTGCGGCCATCGCGGCCGCCGGCCAGAACTACGAGCTCGACGCGATCGCGGCCTGCTTCATCGGTGGCGCGGCGGTCACGGGCGGCATCGGCCGGATCTCGGGCGCCATCGTCGGTGCGCTCATCATGGGCGTGCTCAACATGGGCCTGTCGATCCTGTCGGTCGACCCGTCGTGGCAGCAGGCCATCAAGGGCCTCGTGCTGCTGCTGGCGGTCGCGTTCGACCTGATCAACAAGCGGCGCGCGGGCACGAGCTGA
- a CDS encoding ROK family transcriptional regulator: MSRPAGAAGSQSSLREANRQLVVETVKRFGGLTQVELASATGLSQATVSTIVRELYAAGVVDTVATTRSGRRAQMVTLARRVGLAAGIQIGHRQLRVALGDFSREVLAEQVLPLPVEHRVDTTLDRVALLVVDLLERVGASLEDVVGMGVGVPAPVDAGTGMISVRGIMPGWDDVHLGQVLSKRLGLPVYVDNDANLAAFAEANAGASRDFGDSLYVRASYGVGAGIVLGGQVLRGFAGTAGEIGHLTVQPEGDECRCGRRGCLDTVVGASALLAAVGQVPGVASLRDVVQRANQGDERCGDVIAHAGATIGTAVAGLALAVNPQVVVVGGELAETGETLVAPLRAALQRYALPNSIAPLEVVRAGLGTRAEMIGALALAVQSTDVPLSVEETVDVGGLT; this comes from the coding sequence GTGAGCAGGCCCGCAGGCGCAGCCGGCTCCCAGTCGTCGCTGCGCGAGGCCAACCGTCAGCTCGTCGTCGAGACCGTCAAGCGGTTCGGCGGGCTGACCCAGGTGGAGCTCGCCTCGGCGACCGGGCTGTCCCAGGCGACGGTGTCGACGATCGTCCGTGAGCTGTACGCCGCGGGCGTCGTCGACACCGTCGCGACCACGCGCAGCGGGCGGCGTGCCCAGATGGTCACGCTCGCCCGCCGCGTCGGTCTCGCGGCCGGCATCCAGATCGGCCACCGGCAGTTGCGCGTGGCGCTCGGCGACTTCAGCCGCGAGGTCCTGGCCGAGCAGGTGCTGCCGCTGCCCGTGGAGCACCGGGTCGACACGACGCTCGACCGCGTCGCGCTGCTCGTCGTCGACCTGCTGGAGCGCGTGGGGGCCTCGCTCGAGGACGTCGTGGGGATGGGCGTGGGGGTCCCGGCGCCCGTCGACGCGGGCACGGGCATGATCTCGGTCCGCGGCATCATGCCGGGCTGGGACGACGTGCACCTGGGCCAGGTGCTGTCCAAGCGCCTGGGCCTGCCGGTCTACGTCGACAACGACGCGAACCTCGCCGCGTTCGCGGAGGCCAACGCGGGCGCGTCCCGCGACTTCGGCGACAGCCTGTACGTCCGGGCGTCCTACGGGGTCGGCGCCGGGATCGTGCTCGGCGGCCAGGTCCTGCGCGGGTTCGCGGGGACCGCGGGGGAGATCGGCCACCTGACGGTCCAGCCGGAGGGCGACGAGTGCCGCTGCGGCCGCCGCGGCTGCCTCGACACGGTCGTCGGCGCGAGCGCCCTGCTGGCCGCGGTGGGGCAGGTCCCCGGCGTCGCGAGCCTGCGCGACGTGGTCCAGCGTGCCAACCAGGGCGACGAGCGGTGCGGCGACGTGATCGCGCACGCGGGCGCGACGATCGGCACGGCGGTGGCCGGCCTCGCGCTCGCGGTGAACCCGCAGGTCGTCGTCGTCGGCGGCGAGCTGGCCGAGACGGGTGAGACGCTGGTGGCGCCCCTGCGCGCGGCGCTGCAGCGGTACGCGCTGCCCAACAGCATCGCGCCGCTCGAGGTGGTGCGCGCGGGGCTGGGCACGCGCGCCGAGATGATCGGCGCCCTCGCGCTCGCGGTGCAGTCCACGGACGTGCCGCTGAGCGTCGAGGAGACCGTGGACGTCGGAGGTCTGACGTGA
- a CDS encoding ATP-binding cassette domain-containing protein, whose protein sequence is MGASHVPLLSMRGISKNFGAVEALVGVDLDVHAHEVVALVGDNGAGKSTLAKIVAGAYTADAGLIEIDGQPTTIATPGAARELGVATVFQDLALCDNLDVTSNLFLGREVRNGPLRDDGYMEATARRVLNALNSRIPSVRSPLSTLSGGQRQAVAIARTLIGDPRIVVLDEPTAALSVAQTAEVLTHIERLRELGLGVILISHNMTDVRAVSDRIVVLRHGRNNGTFEAATTSHEEVLAAITGATVRREPRLHALR, encoded by the coding sequence ATGGGCGCGAGTCACGTGCCGCTGCTGTCGATGCGCGGCATCAGCAAGAACTTCGGCGCGGTCGAGGCGCTCGTCGGGGTCGACCTCGACGTCCACGCGCACGAGGTGGTGGCGCTCGTCGGCGACAACGGCGCGGGCAAGTCCACGCTCGCCAAGATCGTCGCGGGTGCGTACACGGCCGACGCGGGCCTGATCGAGATCGACGGCCAGCCCACCACCATCGCGACGCCCGGCGCGGCCCGCGAGCTCGGTGTCGCCACCGTGTTCCAGGACCTGGCGCTGTGCGACAACCTCGACGTCACCAGCAACCTGTTCCTGGGCCGCGAGGTCCGCAACGGCCCGCTGCGCGACGACGGCTACATGGAGGCCACGGCGCGGCGCGTGCTCAACGCGCTGAACAGCCGCATCCCGTCGGTCCGCTCGCCGCTGTCGACGCTGTCCGGCGGCCAGCGGCAGGCGGTGGCGATCGCCCGGACCCTCATCGGGGACCCGCGCATCGTCGTGCTCGACGAGCCGACCGCGGCGCTGTCGGTCGCGCAGACCGCCGAGGTGCTCACGCACATCGAGCGCCTGCGGGAGCTCGGCCTCGGCGTCATCCTCATCAGCCACAACATGACGGACGTGCGCGCGGTCTCGGACCGCATCGTCGTGCTGCGGCACGGCCGCAACAACGGCACGTTCGAGGCCGCGACGACGAGCCACGAGGAGGTGCTCGCGGCGATCACGGGGGCCACCGTGCGCCGCGAGCCGCGCCTGCACGCCCTGCGCTGA
- the ftsE gene encoding cell division ATP-binding protein FtsE: MIKFENVTKVYARGARPALDRVSLDVERGEFVFLVGASGSGKSTFLRLVLREERASAGKVFVAGKELGTLSSWKVPQLRRQIGAVFQDFRLLPNKTVFENVAFALQVIGKPRHQILTTVPDVLEMVGLAGKEKRRPHELSGGEQQRVAIARAFVNRPQILLCDEPTGNLDPTTSLGIMRLLDRINRTGTTVVMATHDDEIVDQMRKRVVELSTGEMVRDQSRGVYGSDR; encoded by the coding sequence TTGATCAAGTTCGAGAACGTCACCAAGGTCTACGCGCGCGGCGCCCGGCCGGCGCTGGACCGCGTGTCCCTGGACGTCGAGCGCGGCGAGTTCGTGTTCCTGGTCGGCGCCTCCGGCTCCGGCAAGTCCACGTTCCTGCGGCTGGTGCTGCGTGAGGAGCGGGCGTCGGCCGGCAAGGTCTTCGTCGCGGGCAAGGAGCTCGGGACGCTCTCGTCGTGGAAGGTCCCGCAGCTGCGCCGCCAGATCGGCGCGGTGTTCCAGGACTTCCGCCTGCTGCCCAACAAGACGGTGTTCGAGAACGTCGCGTTCGCGCTCCAGGTGATCGGCAAGCCGCGCCACCAGATCCTGACCACCGTCCCGGACGTACTCGAGATGGTGGGGCTCGCCGGCAAGGAGAAGCGGCGTCCGCACGAGCTCTCGGGTGGTGAGCAGCAGCGCGTCGCGATCGCGCGCGCGTTCGTCAACCGGCCGCAGATCCTGCTGTGCGACGAGCCGACCGGCAACCTCGACCCGACCACGTCCCTGGGGATCATGCGCCTGCTCGACCGGATCAACCGCACCGGCACCACCGTGGTCATGGCCACGCACGACGACGAGATCGTCGACCAGATGCGCAAGCGCGTCGTGGAGCTGTCCACCGGCGAGATGGTGCGCGACCAGTCGCGCGGCGTCTACGGCTCGGACCGCTGA
- the ftsX gene encoding permease-like cell division protein FtsX gives MRLRFILSEIGIGLRRNLSMTISVILVTFVSLTFVGSAALLQMQIDKMKDDWYDKVEVSVFLCPATSPEPTCAGGEVTEDQKQAIQDALEEPEVAPYVEKVFFETKEEAFNSFREQFGDQSWASVATVDDMNSSFRIKLTDPSQYQVVADVVSGRQGVEKVEDQRRLFDRLFLVIDRATLLTGGLAAVMLIAAVLLITTTIRLSALSRRRETGIMRLVGASTMFIQLPFMLEGAIAATVGAALAVGGLWLGVEYLVTDWLGGTVSWVPYVSTADVLTIAPFLVLIAILLATISSLVTLSRYTKV, from the coding sequence GTGCGACTGCGCTTCATCCTCTCCGAGATCGGGATCGGTCTTCGTCGGAACCTGTCGATGACCATCTCGGTCATCCTCGTGACCTTCGTGTCGCTCACCTTCGTCGGCTCCGCGGCCCTGCTGCAGATGCAGATCGACAAGATGAAGGACGACTGGTACGACAAGGTCGAGGTCTCGGTCTTCCTGTGCCCCGCGACCTCGCCCGAGCCCACCTGCGCGGGCGGCGAGGTCACCGAGGACCAGAAGCAGGCGATCCAGGACGCGCTCGAGGAGCCGGAGGTCGCCCCGTACGTCGAGAAGGTCTTCTTCGAGACCAAGGAGGAGGCGTTCAACTCCTTCCGTGAGCAGTTCGGCGACCAGTCCTGGGCGTCCGTGGCCACGGTCGACGACATGAACTCCTCCTTCCGGATCAAGCTGACCGACCCGTCGCAGTACCAGGTGGTCGCGGACGTGGTCTCCGGGCGCCAGGGCGTGGAGAAGGTCGAGGACCAGCGACGGCTGTTCGACCGGCTGTTCCTGGTGATCGACCGCGCGACGCTGCTCACCGGTGGGCTCGCGGCCGTCATGCTGATCGCCGCCGTCCTGCTCATCACGACGACCATCCGCCTGTCGGCGCTTTCCCGGCGCCGGGAGACGGGCATCATGCGACTCGTGGGTGCGTCGACGATGTTCATCCAGCTGCCCTTCATGCTCGAGGGGGCGATCGCCGCGACCGTGGGCGCCGCGCTCGCGGTGGGCGGGCTGTGGCTGGGGGTCGAGTACCTGGTGACCGACTGGCTGGGGGGCACGGTGAGCTGGGTGCCGTACGTCTCCACGGCCGACGTGCTGACGATCGCGCCGTTCCTGGTGCTGATCGCGATCCTGCTGGCGACCATCTCGTCGCTGGTGACGCTGAGCCGCTACACGAAGGTGTGA